One Sphaerisporangium krabiense DNA segment encodes these proteins:
- the nuoH gene encoding NADH-quinone oxidoreductase subunit NuoH codes for MRALLADPAGPTLADFGKDPLWISIIKAVFIFVFLMLGVLFGVWTERKLISRMQHRYGPNRAGKFGLLQSVADGLKMGLKEDILPRTVDKVVYILAPVIIAVPAFLSYSIIPFGPVVSMFGHRTPLQLTDLPVAVLVVLAMASIGVYGVVLAGWGSRSPYAVLGGLRSTAQVISYEIAMGLSFVAVFLFAGTLSTSEIVAKQASGATWHLGSLDIPLPSWYAILLIPSFLIYVITMLGETNRVPFDLPEGEGELVGGFHTEYSSSLKFAMFMLAEYVNIFTVSGLCITLFLGGWRAPWPISLWDGANAGWWPMLWFFLKLVLVFGFFVWVRASLPRIRYDQLMAFGWKILIPLNLGWILVVATVRATQIEGANKTLVMVIAALVVVGCLAIYFRFDTVAQRRREARAAEAQAEFERLRDEPTAGGFPVPALDLPHYHGVNGRKEVPSGTN; via the coding sequence ATGAGAGCTCTTCTCGCCGACCCGGCGGGGCCGACCCTCGCCGACTTCGGCAAGGATCCCTTGTGGATCTCCATCATCAAGGCCGTGTTCATCTTCGTCTTCCTGATGCTCGGCGTGCTGTTCGGCGTGTGGACCGAGCGCAAGCTCATCTCGCGCATGCAGCACCGCTACGGCCCCAACCGCGCGGGCAAGTTCGGCCTGCTGCAGTCGGTGGCCGACGGCCTGAAGATGGGGCTCAAGGAGGACATCCTCCCGCGGACGGTCGACAAGGTCGTCTACATCCTCGCCCCGGTCATCATCGCGGTGCCGGCCTTCCTGTCGTACTCGATCATCCCGTTCGGGCCGGTCGTGTCGATGTTCGGCCACCGCACGCCCCTCCAGCTCACCGACCTCCCGGTCGCGGTGCTGGTGGTGCTGGCGATGGCCTCGATCGGCGTGTACGGCGTCGTGCTCGCCGGCTGGGGCTCGCGCTCGCCGTACGCGGTGCTGGGCGGCCTGCGCTCCACGGCCCAGGTGATCTCCTACGAGATCGCCATGGGCCTGTCGTTCGTGGCGGTGTTCCTGTTCGCGGGCACGCTGTCCACGTCCGAGATCGTCGCCAAGCAGGCCTCCGGCGCGACCTGGCACCTCGGCTCGCTCGACATCCCGCTGCCGTCCTGGTACGCGATCCTGCTGATCCCGTCGTTCCTGATCTACGTGATCACGATGCTCGGCGAGACCAACCGCGTGCCGTTCGACCTCCCTGAGGGCGAGGGCGAGCTGGTCGGCGGCTTCCACACCGAGTACTCCTCGTCGCTGAAGTTCGCGATGTTCATGCTGGCCGAGTACGTCAACATCTTCACCGTCTCGGGCCTGTGCATCACCCTGTTCCTCGGCGGCTGGCGCGCGCCGTGGCCGATCTCGCTGTGGGACGGCGCCAACGCCGGCTGGTGGCCGATGCTGTGGTTCTTCCTCAAGCTCGTGCTGGTGTTCGGGTTCTTCGTCTGGGTGCGGGCCTCGCTGCCACGTATCCGCTACGACCAGCTCATGGCGTTCGGCTGGAAGATCCTCATCCCGCTCAACCTGGGATGGATCCTCGTGGTCGCCACCGTGCGGGCCACCCAGATCGAGGGCGCGAACAAGACGCTCGTGATGGTGATCGCGGCGCTCGTCGTCGTCGGCTGCCTCGCGATCTACTTCCGCTTCGACACGGTCGCCCAGCGTCGCAGAGAGGCCAGGGCCGCCGAGGCCCAGGCCGAGTTCGAGCGGCTCCGCGACGAGCCCACGGCGGGCGGGTTCCCCGTCCCGGCGCTGGACCTGCCGCACTACCACGGCGTCAACGGACGCAAGGAGGTCCCCAGTGGGACTAACTGA
- a CDS encoding NADH-quinone oxidoreductase subunit G, whose translation MTVQTPSAGSVDQPVDMVTLTIDGFQVSVPKGTLIIRAAEMLGVQIPRFCDHPLLAPAANCRQCLVEITDAGNGRGFPKPQPSCAIEVADGMVVQTQLTSPVAEKAQRGVMEMLLLNHPLDCPVCDKGGECPLQNQAMSNGQGESRFEEAKRTFEKPIALSSEVLLDRERCVQCARCIRFSDEIAGDPLIDFFERGAAEQVGVADGEPLQSYYSGNTVQICPVGALTGAAYRFRARPFDLVSTPSACEHCASGCALRTDHRRGKVTRRLAGDDPQVNEEWNCDKGRWAFSYATQPDRLRTPLVRDEEGYLRPASWPEALTAAAEGLARARGRAGVLVGGRVTVEDAYAYSKFARTALATNDIDFRARPASEEEAAFLAHAVAGKGIEVSYADLEKAPAVLLAGFEPEEESPIVFLRLRKAWRKHGLRVFSLAPFATPSLAKMGGTLLRTLPGAEAEALGDLVSGATPAAEALRLPGAVILVGERLATSRGALSAVLRLAAGSGARLAWVPRRAGERGAVEAGALPNLLPIGRPAADATARAEVARVWNVSGLPEAAGRDTSGILAAALDGELEALVVGGVDPYDLPDPEAALAALENTPFIVSLEMRAGAVTDRADVVLPIAATSEKGGTFVDWEGRGRSFERAIEVPGVLSDLRAIAAIADHMDVHLGLPDPAAARRELAALGAWRGPRPNGPAVTGGTARAPRAGEALLATWRLLLDSGRMQDGEPFLAGTARAVEALVSESTAAEIGALDGGKVTITTEGGSVTLPVRVADLPDRVVWVPAHSAGCSVTRDLRAVAGDVVKIGSES comes from the coding sequence ATGACAGTACAGACACCCTCGGCGGGATCGGTCGATCAGCCGGTCGACATGGTCACCCTCACCATTGACGGCTTCCAGGTCAGCGTCCCGAAGGGAACGCTGATCATCCGGGCGGCCGAGATGCTGGGCGTCCAGATCCCGAGGTTCTGCGACCACCCGCTGCTCGCGCCGGCCGCCAACTGCCGTCAGTGCCTGGTGGAGATCACCGACGCCGGCAACGGCAGGGGCTTCCCGAAGCCGCAGCCGTCGTGCGCCATCGAGGTCGCCGACGGCATGGTCGTGCAGACGCAGCTCACCTCGCCGGTCGCCGAGAAGGCCCAGCGCGGGGTCATGGAGATGCTGCTGCTCAACCACCCGCTGGACTGTCCGGTCTGCGACAAGGGCGGCGAGTGCCCTCTGCAGAACCAGGCCATGTCCAACGGCCAGGGGGAGTCCCGGTTCGAGGAGGCCAAGCGTACCTTCGAGAAGCCGATCGCGCTGTCCAGCGAGGTGCTGCTCGACCGCGAGCGCTGCGTCCAGTGCGCCCGCTGCATCCGCTTCTCCGATGAGATCGCCGGCGACCCGCTGATCGACTTCTTCGAGCGCGGCGCCGCCGAGCAGGTCGGCGTCGCCGACGGCGAGCCGCTGCAGTCCTACTACTCGGGCAACACCGTCCAGATCTGCCCGGTCGGCGCGCTCACCGGCGCCGCCTACCGCTTCCGCGCCCGGCCGTTCGACCTGGTCTCCACCCCGAGCGCCTGTGAGCACTGCGCCAGCGGCTGCGCCCTGCGCACCGACCACCGGCGCGGCAAGGTCACCCGCCGCCTCGCCGGCGACGACCCGCAGGTCAACGAGGAGTGGAACTGCGACAAGGGCCGCTGGGCCTTCTCCTACGCCACCCAGCCCGACCGTCTGCGCACCCCGCTGGTCCGCGACGAGGAGGGCTACCTGCGGCCGGCGTCCTGGCCCGAGGCCCTCACCGCCGCCGCCGAGGGGCTCGCGCGGGCGCGCGGCAGGGCCGGCGTGCTGGTCGGCGGCCGGGTGACCGTGGAGGACGCCTACGCCTACTCCAAGTTCGCCCGCACCGCCCTGGCCACCAACGACATCGACTTCCGCGCCCGCCCCGCCTCCGAGGAGGAGGCCGCCTTCCTGGCCCACGCCGTCGCCGGCAAGGGCATCGAGGTCTCCTACGCCGACCTGGAGAAGGCTCCCGCCGTGCTCCTGGCCGGGTTCGAGCCCGAGGAGGAGTCGCCGATCGTCTTCCTGCGCCTGCGCAAGGCGTGGCGCAAGCACGGTCTGCGGGTCTTCTCGCTGGCCCCGTTCGCCACGCCGAGCCTCGCCAAGATGGGCGGCACGCTGCTGCGCACGCTGCCCGGCGCGGAGGCCGAGGCCCTCGGCGACCTGGTCTCCGGCGCGACCCCCGCGGCCGAGGCGCTGCGGCTGCCCGGCGCGGTCATCCTCGTGGGCGAGCGCCTCGCCACCTCGCGCGGCGCCCTGTCCGCCGTCCTCCGGCTGGCCGCCGGCTCCGGCGCCCGGCTCGCCTGGGTGCCCCGCAGGGCCGGCGAGCGCGGCGCGGTCGAGGCCGGCGCCCTGCCGAACCTGCTGCCGATCGGGCGCCCCGCCGCGGACGCCACGGCCCGCGCCGAGGTCGCCCGCGTCTGGAACGTCTCGGGCCTGCCCGAGGCCGCCGGGCGCGACACCTCCGGCATCCTGGCCGCGGCCCTGGACGGCGAGCTGGAGGCGCTGGTCGTCGGCGGCGTGGACCCCTACGACCTGCCCGACCCCGAGGCCGCGCTCGCGGCCCTGGAGAACACCCCGTTCATCGTCTCGCTGGAGATGCGGGCCGGCGCCGTCACCGACCGCGCCGACGTCGTGCTGCCCATCGCCGCCACGTCGGAGAAGGGCGGCACGTTCGTCGACTGGGAGGGCCGCGGCCGCTCGTTCGAGCGGGCCATCGAGGTCCCCGGCGTGCTGAGCGACCTGCGCGCGATCGCCGCCATCGCCGACCACATGGACGTGCACCTCGGCCTGCCCGACCCCGCCGCCGCCCGGCGCGAGCTCGCCGCGCTCGGCGCCTGGCGCGGGCCCCGGCCGAACGGGCCCGCCGTCACCGGCGGCACGGCGCGCGCCCCGCGCGCCGGCGAGGCCCTGCTGGCGACCTGGCGCCTGCTGCTCGACTCCGGCCGCATGCAGGACGGCGAACCGTTCCTGGCCGGGACGGCACGCGCGGTGGAAGCGCTGGTGTCGGAGTCCACGGCGGCCGAGATCGGAGCCCTCGACGGCGGTAAGGTCACCATCACCACGGAGGGCGGCTCGGTCACGCTGCCCGTCCGGGTGGCCGACCTTCCCGACCGCGTGGTCTGGGTGCCGGCGCACTCGGCGGGCTGCTCGGTCACCCGTGACCTGCGGGCCGTGGCCGGCGACGTCGTCAAGATCGGGAGCGAGTCATGA
- the nuoF gene encoding NADH-quinone oxidoreductase subunit NuoF: protein MSTTLTPVLTANWDRADAFTVDGYGPYESAKKAVGMDPDAIIKAVKDSGLRGRGGAGFPTGMKWGFIPQGDGKAHYLVVNADESEPGTCKDIPLMMANPHALVEGVIITAYAIRASHAFIYVRGEVLHVIRRVQAAVREAYEKGYLGADIFGSGYDLDVVVHSGAGAYICGEETALLDSLEGYRGQPRLKPPFPAVAGLYACPTVVNNVESIASVPSIIANGADWFAAMGTEKSKGFGIFSLSGHVTRPGQYEAPLGITLRELLDMAGGIRAGHRLKFWTPGGSSTPIFTDEHLDVPLDFESVGAKGSMLGTRALQIFDETTCVVRAVLRWTEFYAHESCGKCTPCREGTYWLKQVLRRLEKGQGTEDDLATITDIADNILGRSFCALGDGATSPIHSSVKHFRDEYLKHFEIGGCPFDHAASTVWGKA, encoded by the coding sequence ATGAGCACCACCCTGACGCCGGTCCTCACGGCCAACTGGGACCGCGCCGACGCCTTCACCGTCGACGGCTACGGCCCGTACGAGTCCGCCAAGAAGGCCGTCGGCATGGACCCCGACGCCATCATCAAGGCCGTCAAGGACTCGGGCCTGCGCGGGCGCGGCGGCGCCGGCTTCCCGACCGGCATGAAGTGGGGCTTCATCCCCCAGGGCGACGGCAAGGCGCACTACCTGGTCGTCAACGCCGACGAGTCCGAGCCGGGGACCTGCAAGGACATCCCGCTCATGATGGCCAACCCCCACGCGCTGGTGGAAGGCGTCATCATCACGGCGTACGCGATCCGCGCCAGCCACGCCTTCATCTACGTGCGGGGCGAGGTGCTGCACGTCATCCGCCGGGTGCAGGCGGCCGTCCGGGAGGCCTACGAGAAGGGCTACCTGGGCGCCGACATCTTCGGCTCCGGCTACGACCTCGACGTGGTCGTGCACAGCGGCGCCGGCGCCTACATCTGCGGCGAGGAGACGGCGCTGCTGGACTCGCTGGAGGGCTACAGAGGTCAACCTCGCCTCAAGCCTCCCTTCCCCGCCGTGGCGGGCCTGTACGCGTGTCCCACCGTCGTGAACAACGTCGAATCGATCGCCAGCGTTCCCAGCATCATCGCCAACGGCGCCGACTGGTTCGCCGCGATGGGCACCGAGAAGTCCAAGGGCTTCGGCATCTTCTCGCTGAGCGGCCACGTCACCCGCCCCGGGCAGTACGAGGCCCCCCTCGGCATCACCCTGCGCGAGCTGCTCGACATGGCGGGCGGCATCCGCGCCGGGCACCGCCTGAAGTTCTGGACGCCCGGCGGCTCCTCGACGCCGATCTTCACCGACGAGCACCTGGACGTCCCGCTCGACTTCGAGTCGGTCGGCGCCAAGGGCTCCATGCTCGGCACCCGCGCGCTGCAGATCTTCGACGAGACCACCTGCGTCGTCCGGGCCGTCCTGCGCTGGACCGAGTTCTACGCCCACGAGTCCTGCGGCAAGTGCACCCCCTGCCGCGAGGGCACCTACTGGCTCAAGCAGGTGCTCAGGCGGCTGGAGAAGGGACAGGGCACCGAGGACGATCTCGCCACGATCACCGACATCGCGGACAACATCCTCGGCCGGTCGTTCTGCGCGCTCGGCGACGGCGCCACCAGCCCCATCCATTCGTCGGTGAAGCACTTCCGCGACGAGTACCTCAAGCACTTCGAGATCGGCGGCTGCCCGTTCGATCACGCCGCGTCAACTGTGTGGGGTAAGGCATGA
- the nuoE gene encoding NADH-quinone oxidoreductase subunit NuoE → MTTFSPEVRERLERDAKEIIGRYPKSRSALLPLLHLVQSEEGYVSDAGHEFCAEMLGLSKAEVVGVSTFYTMYKRRPAGEYHVGVCINALCAIMGGDQIWEELSEHVGAGNGDTTADGKISLERLECNAACDFAPVMMVNWEFFDNQTPESAKRLVDDLRAGKEIAPTRGPGRLCTFKEASRVLAGLPDGQAGDGPTAAGASLEGLKLAKANGWTAPAPSKGATE, encoded by the coding sequence GTGACGACATTCTCGCCGGAAGTCCGCGAGCGTCTCGAACGCGACGCCAAGGAGATCATCGGCCGTTACCCGAAGAGCCGCTCGGCGCTGCTGCCGCTGCTCCACCTGGTGCAGTCGGAGGAGGGCTACGTCTCCGACGCCGGGCACGAGTTCTGCGCCGAGATGCTCGGCCTCAGCAAGGCCGAGGTCGTGGGCGTGTCCACGTTCTACACGATGTACAAGCGCAGGCCCGCGGGCGAGTATCACGTCGGCGTGTGCATCAACGCGCTGTGCGCGATCATGGGCGGCGACCAGATCTGGGAGGAGCTCAGCGAGCACGTCGGCGCCGGCAACGGCGACACCACCGCCGACGGCAAGATCTCGCTGGAGCGCCTGGAGTGCAACGCGGCCTGCGACTTCGCGCCGGTCATGATGGTCAACTGGGAGTTCTTCGACAACCAGACCCCCGAGTCCGCCAAGCGGCTCGTCGACGACCTGCGCGCCGGCAAGGAGATCGCCCCCACGCGCGGCCCCGGCCGCCTGTGCACCTTCAAGGAGGCCTCGCGCGTGCTCGCCGGCCTGCCCGACGGCCAGGCGGGCGACGGCCCCACGGCCGCCGGCGCCTCCCTTGAGGGACTCAAGCTCGCCAAGGCGAACGGCTGGACCGCCCCCGCGCCCTCGAAGGGGGCCACCGAATGA
- a CDS encoding NADH-quinone oxidoreductase subunit D, translating to MTAIHDETSGEAAEGRVYNVNGQDWDDVVGAVAESAEERLVVNMGPQHPSTHGVLRLVLTLDGESVTEARVGIGYLHTGIEKNMEFRTWTQGVTFVTRMDYLSPIFNETAYCLAVEKLLGITDRVPARAQAIRVMMMELNRISSHLVAIATFGLELGATTPMLFGFREREMVLDLFEYITGLRMNMAYVRPGGVSVDLPAGAVDKIGEFLKVMPGRIKEMRKLLDENPAYTRRTKDVAYLDLTGCMALGVTGPMLRAAGLPWDLRKSQPYCGYETYDFDVPVETTCDVYGRYLVRVAEMEESLKIIGQCLDRLSGSELKGKPVMIEDKKIGWPSQLALGPDGLGNSPDHIAHIMSTSMEALIHHFKLVTEGFRVPAGQAYVAVESPRGELGAHVVSDGGTRPYRVHFRDPSFTNLQAVPATCEGGMVADVIAAVASIDPVMGGVDR from the coding sequence ATGACCGCCATCCACGACGAGACCTCGGGCGAGGCGGCCGAGGGACGGGTCTACAACGTCAACGGCCAGGACTGGGACGACGTCGTCGGCGCGGTCGCCGAGTCGGCGGAGGAGCGCCTGGTCGTCAACATGGGCCCCCAGCACCCGTCCACGCACGGCGTGCTCCGGCTCGTGCTCACCCTCGACGGCGAGTCGGTCACCGAGGCCCGCGTCGGCATCGGCTACCTGCACACCGGCATCGAGAAGAACATGGAGTTCCGGACGTGGACCCAAGGGGTCACGTTCGTCACCCGCATGGACTATCTCTCGCCGATCTTCAACGAGACGGCGTACTGCCTCGCGGTCGAGAAGCTCCTCGGCATCACCGACCGGGTGCCCGCCCGCGCGCAGGCCATCCGGGTGATGATGATGGAGCTCAACCGCATCTCCTCGCACCTGGTGGCCATCGCGACCTTCGGCCTCGAACTCGGCGCCACCACGCCGATGCTGTTCGGCTTCCGCGAGCGCGAGATGGTGCTCGACCTGTTCGAGTACATCACCGGCCTGCGCATGAACATGGCCTACGTCCGGCCGGGCGGCGTGTCCGTCGACCTGCCCGCCGGGGCCGTCGACAAGATCGGCGAGTTCCTCAAGGTCATGCCGGGGCGCATCAAGGAGATGCGCAAGCTGCTGGACGAGAACCCGGCCTACACCCGGCGCACCAAGGACGTCGCCTACCTCGACCTCACCGGCTGCATGGCCCTCGGCGTCACCGGCCCCATGCTGCGCGCCGCCGGCCTGCCGTGGGACCTGCGCAAGTCGCAGCCCTACTGCGGCTACGAGACCTACGACTTCGACGTGCCGGTCGAGACCACCTGCGACGTCTACGGCCGCTACCTCGTGCGCGTGGCCGAGATGGAGGAGTCCCTCAAGATCATCGGGCAGTGCCTGGACCGGCTCTCCGGATCCGAGCTCAAGGGCAAGCCCGTCATGATCGAGGACAAGAAGATCGGCTGGCCGTCGCAGCTCGCGCTCGGCCCAGACGGGCTCGGCAACTCGCCCGACCACATCGCCCACATCATGAGCACCTCCATGGAAGCGCTCATCCACCACTTCAAGCTGGTGACCGAGGGCTTCCGGGTCCCCGCCGGGCAGGCGTACGTCGCGGTGGAGTCGCCGCGCGGCGAGCTCGGCGCCCACGTGGTGAGCGACGGCGGCACGCGCCCCTACCGCGTGCACTTCCGCGACCCGTCGTTCACGAACCTGCAGGCGGTGCCCGCCACGTGCGAAGGCGGCATGGTCGCCGACGTGATCGCCGCGGTCGCATCGATCGACCCGGTCATGGGAGGTGTGGACCGGTGA
- a CDS encoding NADH-quinone oxidoreductase subunit C, with translation MSTGPTNPDNLPGVPEEPVARHGMFGVRGSGDTSGYGRLVVRRAPKPSSARPYGGYFDDIADALEAAAGESFAGMVERVVVDRGEFTLHVAREHVLAVMSHLRDDPALRFELSLGVSGVHYPEDEGAELHAVYHLCSITHNRRVRVEVTCPDSDPHIPSTVSVYPTHDWHERETYDFFGIVFDGHPALTRIEMPDDWEGHPQRKDYPLGGIPVEYRGATIPAPDQRRSYA, from the coding sequence ATGAGCACTGGACCCACCAACCCTGACAACCTTCCCGGGGTGCCGGAGGAACCCGTCGCCCGCCACGGCATGTTCGGCGTCCGCGGCTCCGGCGACACCTCCGGTTACGGCCGCCTGGTCGTACGCCGCGCGCCGAAGCCGTCCAGCGCCAGGCCGTACGGCGGCTACTTCGACGACATCGCCGACGCCCTGGAGGCCGCCGCGGGCGAGTCCTTCGCCGGCATGGTCGAGCGCGTCGTCGTCGACCGCGGCGAGTTCACCCTGCACGTGGCGCGCGAGCACGTCCTCGCGGTCATGAGCCACCTGCGGGACGACCCCGCCCTGCGCTTCGAGCTCTCGCTCGGCGTCTCGGGCGTGCACTACCCCGAGGACGAGGGCGCGGAACTGCACGCGGTCTACCACCTGTGCTCGATCACCCACAACCGGCGTGTACGTGTCGAAGTCACCTGTCCCGACTCCGATCCGCACATTCCATCCACGGTTTCGGTCTACCCGACGCACGACTGGCACGAACGCGAGACCTACGACTTCTTCGGGATCGTCTTCGACGGCCACCCCGCCCTGACCCGCATCGAGATGCCGGACGACTGGGAGGGCCACCCCCAGCGCAAGGACTACCCGCTCGGCGGCATCCCGGTGGAGTACCGCGGCGCCACCATCCCCGCGCCGGACCAGAGGAGGTCGTACGCATGA
- a CDS encoding NuoB/complex I 20 kDa subunit family protein, which translates to MGLEEKLPSGFILSTVEQAAGWARKNSVWPATFGLACCAIELMATGGPNHDLARFGMERASASPRQADLMIVAGRLSQKMAPVLRQIYDQMAEPKWVIAMGVCASSGGMFNNYAIVQGVDHVVPVDIYLPGCPPRPEMLIDAIVKLHDKIQNMKFGAHRAKQIDELELQALRSLPLIDQGTPK; encoded by the coding sequence ATGGGTCTCGAAGAGAAATTGCCGAGCGGGTTCATCCTGTCGACCGTGGAGCAGGCGGCCGGGTGGGCGCGTAAGAACTCGGTGTGGCCGGCGACGTTCGGCCTGGCCTGCTGCGCCATCGAGCTGATGGCCACGGGCGGTCCGAACCACGACCTGGCCAGGTTCGGCATGGAACGCGCGTCGGCCTCCCCCCGCCAGGCCGACCTGATGATCGTGGCCGGCAGGCTCTCGCAGAAGATGGCGCCCGTGCTGCGCCAGATCTACGACCAGATGGCCGAGCCCAAGTGGGTCATCGCCATGGGCGTCTGCGCCTCCAGCGGTGGCATGTTCAACAACTACGCGATCGTGCAGGGCGTGGACCACGTCGTGCCCGTGGACATCTACCTGCCCGGTTGCCCGCCGCGCCCCGAGATGCTCATCGACGCGATCGTCAAGCTGCACGACAAGATCCAGAACATGAAGTTCGGCGCCCACCGCGCCAAGCAGATCGACGAGCTGGAGCTCCAGGCTCTGCGGTCGCTGCCGCTCATCGATCAGGGGACCCCGAAATGA
- a CDS encoding NADH-quinone oxidoreductase subunit A, translating into MELYVPILVLAVLAAGFAVFSVGIAPFTGPKRWNRAKLDAYECGIEPTPQPVGGGRFPLKYMITAMLFIVFDIEIIFLYPWAVAFDKLGVFGLVEMVLFIVTVLVAYAYVWRRRGLDWD; encoded by the coding sequence ATGGAACTGTACGTACCAATCTTGGTGCTCGCGGTCCTCGCGGCGGGATTCGCCGTCTTCTCCGTGGGCATCGCCCCGTTCACCGGACCCAAGCGGTGGAACCGCGCGAAGCTCGACGCCTACGAGTGCGGCATCGAGCCCACTCCGCAGCCCGTCGGCGGCGGCCGGTTCCCGCTGAAGTACATGATCACCGCGATGCTCTTCATCGTGTTCGACATCGAGATCATCTTCCTTTATCCGTGGGCGGTCGCGTTCGACAAGCTCGGGGTCTTCGGACTGGTCGAGATGGTGCTGTTCATCGTCACCGTCCTGGTCGCGTACGCCTACGTGTGGCGCCGCCGCGGCCTGGACTGGGACTGA
- a CDS encoding geranylgeranyl reductase family protein, translated as MSESTPAADADVIVVGAGPAGSTTAFYLAQAGYDVLLLEKTRFPREKVCGDGLTPRAVKELIAMGVDVDGPGWIRNKGLRVVGAGMRLELAWPELSSYPDFGLVRTRMDFDQILASNAERGGVRLLQGVTVTGPVLDARSGHITGVTAKRDGESSTYRSRLVVAADGNSSRLSLSMGLHKRDDRPMGVAVRTYFTSPRHDDDWLESWLELWDTEPDGSARLLPGYGWVFGVGDGTSNVGLGLLNTSEAFQNLDYRDLLRRWVRNMPAEWEFSDETMTGPVRGAALPMAFNRQPHYTQGLVLVGDAGGMINPFNGEGIAYAMETGRIAADVITTALSAATPAGRERVLRAYPGTLKDAYGGYFTLGRLFVEAIGKPGVMGFLTRHGLPHPTLMRFALKLLANLTDRRGDASDRIINALSKVTPPA; from the coding sequence GTGAGCGAGTCAACCCCTGCGGCGGACGCCGACGTCATCGTCGTCGGCGCCGGACCCGCGGGTTCGACCACGGCCTTCTACCTCGCGCAGGCCGGCTATGACGTCCTGCTCCTGGAGAAGACCCGGTTCCCGCGCGAGAAGGTGTGCGGGGACGGCCTGACGCCGCGCGCCGTCAAGGAACTGATCGCCATGGGCGTCGACGTCGACGGCCCGGGGTGGATACGCAACAAGGGCCTGCGCGTCGTCGGCGCCGGCATGCGCCTGGAACTGGCCTGGCCCGAGCTGTCCAGCTACCCCGACTTCGGCCTGGTCCGCACGCGCATGGACTTCGACCAGATCCTGGCCTCCAACGCCGAGCGCGGCGGCGTCCGGCTCCTCCAGGGCGTCACCGTCACCGGTCCCGTGCTGGACGCGCGCAGCGGCCACATCACCGGCGTGACCGCCAAGCGGGACGGCGAGTCGTCGACCTACCGCTCCCGCCTGGTCGTGGCGGCCGACGGCAACTCCTCGCGCCTGTCGCTGTCGATGGGCCTGCACAAGCGCGACGACCGCCCGATGGGCGTGGCCGTGCGCACGTACTTCACCAGCCCGCGCCACGACGACGACTGGCTGGAGTCCTGGCTGGAGTTGTGGGACACCGAGCCGGACGGCTCGGCCCGCCTGCTCCCGGGCTACGGCTGGGTGTTCGGCGTCGGCGACGGCACCAGCAACGTCGGGCTCGGTCTGCTCAACACCAGCGAGGCGTTCCAGAACCTCGACTACCGCGACCTGCTGCGCCGGTGGGTCAGGAACATGCCCGCCGAGTGGGAGTTCTCCGACGAGACCATGACCGGCCCCGTGCGCGGCGCGGCGCTGCCGATGGCCTTCAACCGGCAGCCTCACTACACCCAGGGCCTCGTCCTCGTCGGCGACGCCGGCGGCATGATCAACCCCTTCAACGGCGAGGGCATCGCCTACGCCATGGAGACCGGCAGGATCGCGGCCGACGTCATCACGACCGCCCTCTCCGCCGCGACCCCCGCGGGCCGCGAGCGCGTGCTGCGCGCCTACCCCGGGACGCTCAAGGACGCCTACGGCGGCTACTTCACTCTGGGGCGGTTGTTCGTGGAGGCCATCGGCAAGCCGGGCGTGATGGGCTTTCTCACGCGGCACGGCCTGCCACATCCCACTCTGATGCGGTTCGCTCTGAAACTCCTTGCTAATCTCACGGACCGGCGGGGCGATGCGTCAGACCGGATCATCAACGCCCTGTCCAAGGTCACGCCACCGGCATGA
- a CDS encoding demethylmenaquinone methyltransferase, whose amino-acid sequence MTRASLDKQPHEVAAMFDRTARRYDLVNDVLSLGQDRFWRRATAAAVDAGPGELVLDLAAGTGTSSETFTGLGARAIACDFSLGMLRTGAARRGSSGLDAGPGGVTFVAGDALRLPFADDTFDVATISFGLRNVNDTVEALREMLRVTRPGGRLVICEFSRPTIKSFDLVYTQYLMRLLPVVAGVASSNPDSYEYLAESIRAWPDQAGLARLVGEAGWERVAWRNLSLGIVALHRAVKPTMGK is encoded by the coding sequence ATGACGCGTGCATCCCTGGACAAGCAGCCGCACGAGGTCGCGGCGATGTTCGATCGCACGGCCCGGCGTTACGACTTGGTCAACGATGTCCTATCTCTCGGCCAGGACCGTTTCTGGCGCAGAGCGACCGCCGCCGCCGTCGACGCCGGCCCGGGCGAGCTGGTCCTCGACCTGGCCGCCGGCACCGGCACCTCGTCGGAGACGTTCACCGGCCTCGGGGCGCGCGCGATCGCCTGCGACTTCTCGCTCGGCATGCTGCGCACGGGCGCCGCCCGGCGCGGGAGCTCGGGGCTGGACGCGGGCCCCGGCGGAGTCACCTTCGTCGCCGGGGACGCCCTGCGGCTGCCGTTCGCCGACGACACCTTCGACGTCGCGACCATCTCGTTCGGATTGCGAAACGTCAACGACACGGTCGAGGCGCTGCGGGAGATGCTCCGCGTCACCCGGCCCGGCGGACGGCTCGTGATCTGCGAGTTCTCCCGGCCGACGATCAAGTCGTTCGACCTGGTCTACACGCAGTACCTGATGCGGCTGTTGCCTGTGGTGGCCGGTGTGGCCAGCTCCAATCCCGACTCCTACGAATATCTCGCCGAGTCGATCCGCGCCTGGCCTGACCAGGCCGGCCTGGCCCGGCTGGTGGGCGAGGCGGGGTGGGAACGGGTCGCCTGGCGCAATCTTTCGCTCGGCATCGTGGCACTGCATCGGGCTGTTAAACCAACCATGGGCAAGTAG